The region acagtaaaaggtgattgtttgcaactctcttaTATAGGGATCGTgttacagtatatatgcccacgccatgttgattaaaacacctttgctccatcagagctttggtccccgtgtctttctctctctctctgtatttctGGCTAACTCCTTGGAGcgtggaggcccgctgagctccctttcttgcctgggcttctaagaccctaTTGAGAAGGCGCACTGCgtcttcacccactcgagagggcgcctggtgcccacgtgcagcagcgcgcgccctaagaacagggctctattggctttcctcgtaaaccaggggataccagcctctttctctctcttactctctggactgccaggttccggtccattaaaggaccaacaagcgctatcagcctctttctctctcttactttcttatcgtcgactccggaccaccaggttccggtccattaaaggaccaacatttATCAGTAAAATTAATTTGGGGGCTGTGTATTCCTACTTTCCCAGCTTAAAATCACAGTACTTTGTCCTACTATCATTTTGAAATAGGGGAAATAGGGCaccagacagagagagaaagagttgtTTGAGGTGACTGCAAACAACAAAGTTGGGACTAATATTGAGGTCCTTTGACTTCCAGATCAATGCCCTTTTCAGGGTTTCAAGCTGCTTCCTTTGGGCAAAGTCAAGCCTATGTTAAACTCCTGAAAATTTTCAGTAGATTGAAAGTAGAGAAGGTAGGCGTCTGTAGCAAACAAGTGCTGTAGGGGAGAAAGTAGGAGGAAATGATTGCAATAGGGGTGAGGGGACTGTTgtatctactgaaaaaaaaaaaggctcaaccTAAAAGTTTAGAATTGTGTGTTATTTGGTGGACAAAACTGAGAATTTAAGCCAGGGACACAGATGAGTCTTGAGTCACTGAAATTGTTCCTTTGGTATTCAGtccagttgcttggtcatgtctgattctttgtgaccccatggactgtagcatgccaggcctccctatccatcaccaactcctggagcttgctcaaactcatgtccgttgagttgctgatgccatccaatgatttcatcctctgtcatccccttctcctcctgccttcaatcttttgatgtgcacctcagctatctgtgGCCAGTATCCTGGGTTTTCTCACCCTGAGTCTCCTCGGGGCGTACCCTTGGGGATGGCTGCAGCAggtggctgctagatggcaggcaTCCTCTTTCtgtcctgagttccctcagggctcactggaGGAGGGGTAGCTCTAATGTGACGGTTTGATGGCTGCCCCATCCTTTGCTTACTGATACAGCGGGCAACAGTTTTCATTCACAATTGCAACAGGGAGAACTCTCTGACAGTAAGGTCTACAGGTATCTTTCAGATCAGCTTGTAACTCCTGTTACGGTGCTTGCTTGCTGTCGGTGACCTTGAATAAGTCCCTTCAACACTGAAGTTTTTGAGCTTCCTTTTCCTCATCTCCAAAGTGAGAATATTAATAGTTATCTTAAAGGTTTGTGATGAGTGTGAACTTGGATAATGTGTGAAGGTCATGACCCATGCCTGACCCACGGCAGCTCTGCTAGGATGATTGCAACATGAAGCGAAAGAGGTGAAAAGTCCTTTTTGCACTCCACTTATTCttgttcggagaaggcaatggcgccccactccagtactcttgcctggaaaatcccatggatggaggagcctggtaggctgcagtccatggggtcgctaagagtcggacatgattgagcgacttcactttcacttttcactttcatgctttggtgaaggaaatggcagcccactccagtgttcttgcctggagaatcccagggataggggagcgtggttggctgccgtttatggggtcgcagagagttggacacgacggaagtgacttagcagtagcagcagcagtcttgTTCAGGTCCTTACAGGCTACAAGGTCCAAAGGTATGTTTACAGGTTAAGGTTGGTGTGAGGACTTTGGAGGGAACCAGAGAGGATGAAACAAGGACAGAAACGAGTCCTTGGAGGAGAGGCTGAAGGTGTCTGAAGATGATTAGGTTGGGGAAAAGTGGTCTGGGTTGGGAGTTAATGAGGATTCTTGTTTACTCCCTGAAATAGCAAATGATGTTGCTTCAAACTGCATGAGATTCTAGTTGGACACTAAAAAAATCTTCATGCCCTCTACCTCAGCCTTCTCATTCCAAGAAATTGATCCCAAGATATTCACAGAGGAAGACCATACACTAGAGTACAAAATAGGGAGCAACTTAAAtttccactggatcatagaaaaaagcaagagagttccagaaaaacatttatttctgttttattgactatgccaaagcctttgattgtgtggatcacaataaactgtggataattcttagagatgggaataccagaccatctgacctgttctcttgggaaacctgtatgcaggtcaggaagcaatggttagaactggacatggaacaaaacagactggttccaaataggaaaaggagggagtacatcaaggctatatattgtcaccctgcttatttaacttatatgcagagtacatcatgagaaatgctgggctggaagaagcacaagctggaatcaagattgccaggagaaatattaataacctcagatatgcagatgacaccacccttatggcagaaagtaaagaactaaaaaacctcttgatgaaagtgaaggaggagagtgaaaaagctggcttaaagctcaacattcagaaaactaagatcatgacatctggtcccatcacttcatgggaaatagatggggagacagtggaaacagtgtcagactttatttttttgggctccaaaatcactgcagatggtgattgcaaccatgaaattaaaagacgcttactccttggaaggaaagttatgacccacctagatagcatattaaaaagcagagacattactttgccaacatagatccgtgtagtcaaggctatggtttttccagtggtcatgtgtggatgtgagagttggactataaagctgagtgccgaagaattgatgcttttgaactgtggtgtggagaagactcttgagagtcccttggactgcaaggagatccaaccagtccatcctaaaggagatcagtcctgggtgttcattggaaggactgatgttgaagctgaaactccaatactttggccacctcatgtggagagctgactcattggaaaagaccctgatgctgggaaagactgggggcaggaggagaaggggatgacagaggatgagatggctggatggcatcaccgaatcgatggacatgagtttgagtaaactctgggagtttgtgatggacagggaagcctggcgtgctgtgattcatggggtcgccaagagtcggacacgactgagtgactgaactgaactgaactaaagttcataaataaaaaaaaattgtcaaactATCACCTTGGGGAAATGCTTAAATAAAGTGTTAAGGGAAAATGCTGAATATATTACTATGAATACATTTCATTCAAATTCATAGAAATGTTTTTGTAACTGAAAAGAAACAACCACAAGAAATTCACTGAGATAATAATGGCTTCTAACTTCTAATCATATTTTCACTACTTTCCAAAGTATCTCTAATGAATATGTTGAACTTGAGCAAACTAGCTAATCTCCCTGAGCCtaattttccttatctgtaaaatggggataaggaCAGTAAATATATGGATTAAATaacaaatgtattatttatttatttatattttatttttattattttataatacgGATCATAAAAGTAAAGTTCATATGATGCAGATGATGTTCTCTGGGAGAGTCTGGGTCAGAACAGAGTCTCATGAGTGGAAGGGAAGTGAGAATAAATCTTGACTTGCATCACCCTAACATGTTGTTCCCTCTTTGTCCTTAGAGGAACTGGCTTTAAGAGCAGGGGGGTGACTACCTTGCTCATTAGATATCCCAAATTTTATGATTCTTTGTActagaaatttaataaaaatgcttggaaattaatggaaatggaaaatcacCTTGGCAATAAATCTTAGGACATGGCCCTTGCAAACCAATCTCCCACCTGAGAATGACGTGCAACCATTGAGATCTAATAATACTtggtatttactgagcacctactaaggGTTAAGAACTGTGCTAAatactcttttcttaaaaaaattatttatttttggttgcactgggtctttgctgctgtgtgaaaattttctctagttgtagtgagcaggggctacttttcaTTATGGTGTGAAGActtcagaagttgtggtacacagtcTTAGATGCTCCGCAGCTTGTGGAGTCTCcccggaccaaggattgaacccatgtcccctgcattggcagaaggattcctattcactgtgccaccagggaagtcctcaatacTCTTACCTTATAATGGCAGCCTAGATGATAGGTATTATTATCTGACATAGGAGGAAACAGAGTTTCTAAGGGGTCAAGCAACTTGTCCAGTGTCATCCAGCGAGGGGATGGAAGCATTGGAAATCACTTTGACAGAATTTGTCTCTAGCAGCTAGCTTCTGGATGGCTGTGGTACTGCTTCCCAAAGCAGTTTTCATTTGATGGCCTAAACACCAGTTGTGCAGTTCCAAGCATCTGATCTCACATCAGAATgtccttgttttttctttctttctttcttttttttttagcatgacAAAAGACCAGATAGAAACAATGGCTCTGTTACATTTATTACaagactaaataaaaacaaaatatggcagaattctttttcatgaaaataatgGTTAGGTTATTTATCTACTATCAAAGTCTGTTTTGGGGTCTACACaatgattatattattattattatttttatagcattCTCCTTCAGGGGCAGGAACTGGCTGGCTATTTCCAGTGCtatctctcctctctgcctcatGGGTGAATTTAAACATCTGATCAAAACCATTTTCACAAATTGAGCAGGAGGTAGAAGAATCTTGCTGTAAGATACTGGATTTTAGGAAATTTCTGGATAAGGGAGAAGCTAATTAAGTCTGGGTAATATCCCAGGACATGACAATGTTTTCCTTGTTCTTGCCCCTGGCATTGTCATtgcttattgttttaattttcagcttGAAGTAGATTCAACTGCTTGAAGACAAGCAGTGTGTTTGGGGCCTGGATTTGGAGGTAGGAAGGAGTGGAAGAGGCTTTGAGTGGGAATTCTTTGTGTCAACCTTGGTGGGTCAATGCCCCAGGCATATCGATTCTTCCTTTCAGTCTTCTGTGAACCTTTTCCAGGATCCTAAGTCTCCTGGGAATGTAGGGGCTGGAGCTTCTCTAGTCCTTATGAAATgtgatcatctttttaaaaacatttattatatttatttacttatttggctgtgccatttcttagttgcagcactcaggatctttagttgcggcatgcaaacacatagttgtggcatgtgcattctagttccctgagcagggatttagcctgggcccctggcattgggagtgtagagtcttagccactggaccgctggGAAAGTCCCCAAATGTGATCATCTCTACTGTTCtgctgggcttcactggtggttcaggaggtaaagaatctgagtgcaatgcaggagacctaggtttgatccctgggttgggaagatcgcctggagaagggaatggctacccaccccagtattcttgctggagaatcccatggacagaagagcctggtgggctacagcccatggggtagcaaagagtcagacatgactgagcgactatcactttacTGTCCTTCTATTCATAAATgtcatttgccttttttaaaaaaaaccaccacaataacaAGATACTTGTGATAAAAGCGCTACTCAAAACAGTCCTATACgatttcacttcctttttccCTACACTCTGCCAACCTGCCCTTGactatgaaatgattaccatccAGCACTCTGCTTGTTACCGAGGTCCTCATGGTGGTTTTTCAAACTTACTGATTTATGTAGACAAAGCCCAGCTTTGTAATGTTGACATCTCTCACCTTCCCCctttaaactgttttaaaattttattctatacATAGCCCTATGGGTAAGGACATTTGATATGGTCCTAGGCTCTTAATGGTCAGTGACAATCTTTGTTGGCACTTAGAGGGTTCAACAATTCTGTTGAATTTAATACAACTTTAAATCTCATAATCATTTATAGCATAGTATCTGAGACATTTGTTTATGCATtcacttattctttcatttatttattttacatgcttTCCAATTTTCCCAGGTCTGTCTCTGGTCTTTGTTCTGATACATGTATGTTCTAGGGTAGATCTGTACATGAAATCTTACAGGGTCTAGATAACAAAATGCTTTCCACATACTGTATTTTAGCTATAGCATAGAAAGGAGTTATGAGTGTTAGTTATGACACCCATTGAAATAAGGTGTTAGAGTCATTATCAGACTTACAGTGTCCTGACTGCTGGATATGGGAaaccttcttttaattttttattttttttaattggactataattgctttacaaagttctgctgtacaacagcCGAGATTCGGCTATGAGAATGcagatatcccctccctcttgagcctctcccccaccccccatccctccccctctaggtcattacagatcACTAGACTGCGCGCCCTGTGCCATCAGCAGCTTCTCATAGCTGTCTATTCCCACATGGcagtgtatgtatatgtcaacAATGTTCTCTGTTCATCCCGCCCTCCCTTCCCGCCACGGCGTCCACAAGTCCCTTCTCTATGGGAAGCTTTCTTATATCCTGCAGTTTGTGTCCTTGCAGACCTAACCCGATTGTCAGTGCTCAGGGAAGACAATCCATGGGCGCCAAGAACAACGTGACTGAGTTCGTCTTGCTCGGCCTTTTCCAGAGCTGGGAGATGCAGCGTGCCTGCTTCCTGGTCTTCTCCGTCTTCCACTTGCTCACGGTCCTGGGGAACCTTCTGGTCATCGTCACCATCAATGCCAGCAAGACCCTGCAtgcccccatgtacttcttcctcagccaCTTGTCCTGTGCCGACATGTGCTATCCATCCGACACTTTGGTGGAGCGCAAGACCATCTCCTTCGAGGGCTGCATGACCCAGCTCTTTTCTGCCCACTTCTTTGGTGGCACCGAGATCTTCCTCCTCACggccatggcctatgaccgctacgtgGCTATCTGCCAGCCCCTGCACTACACGACCGTCATGGGCCGCCGGAGGTGTGGCCTGCTGGCGGGGGCCTCCTGGGTGGCTGGCTTCCTGCATTCCATCCTGCAGACGCTCCTCACGGTCCAGCTGCCCTTCTGTGGGCCCAGTGAGATAGACAACTTCTTCTGTGACGTCCATCCCCTGCTGAAGCTGGCCTGTGCGGACACCTACGTGGTGGGGCTCATCGTGGTGGCCAACAGCGGCATGATTTCTTTAGTGTCCTTCATCATCCTTATCATCTCCTACGTGGTCATCCTACTGAGCCTGAGAAGCCGGTCTTCTGAGGGCCGGCGCAAGGCTCTGTCCACTTGCGGCTCACATATCATCACTGTGCTTCTGGTCCTGGTGCCCCCCATGTTCATGTACATTCGACCCTCCACCACCCTGGCTGCTGACAAACTCGTCATCCTCTTTAACATCGTCATGCCACCTTTGCTGAACCCTCTGATCTACACGCTGAGGAACAGTGAGGTGAAAAGTGCCATGAGGAAGATCTTCAGGGTCAAGGGGAGCTTGGGGGGAGAAGTGAAACTGCAAGGTATCTGATGAGCCTGGACTCGGGAAACTTCCTGTCTTTGTAGCATCTAAGATGATTTTGCATCTCTGGTCTGATGCTTGTAATGGCAACTCTTGCTCTTTTTCTAATAATATTCCACTTGTTCCCTTAATCTTCcagtcattaaatatttattatctgcaATGAGTGAGGCACTGGGaatacaaataaaagtaaattgtAATCACTACAGTCAAGGTGGGGTCGTAGTCCCGGAGGctcatgtatgctaagttgcttcagtcatgtctgactctttgcaaccccatggactgtagcctgctaggctcctctgtccatgggtgtcTCCTGGCAAGAAGACTTGAGTGGCTAGCtgttccgttctccaggggatcttcctgatccagggattgaacctgggtctcctgcactgcaggcagattctctaccatctgagccatggtgGAAGGCTTTATGAGGCTCTTAGTGTGATATTTAAAGGCTCATTCAGGAAACCTGTGACAGCCTGTGAATGTGCAGgtatctcatctataaaatggataataGCACTTAATAATTCCTTTCTTAAAACAATAGTTGTTGAAGTTCACCTTCTCTTTGGCTATGATGTTGAAGGCACTTTACTTATATTCCTCATTTTGtgctctcaggagacaggtgagtaAATAAATGCAGCAAGATTAAAAGATTTACCCAAATCACACAGCAAGTCTTGAGCAAGGGGGGTCCAGGATCATAAGTCTGCTTTCAGGGCTCTTACCCCTCCAGAGGACTCCATGACAAAGACGGAGTGCATGGATATCAAGCAGGATGGGCCAGGGATTTTGGGGACCAAGGACTGATGGTTTCCTGGGATGCTGGGGAGCAGAGCTGGGGAGAATAGGTTGTTAGCATTCCACCCAGTAGTGTCCAGTCCTTCTCCAGCAGAACAGGGACTGTTCCACATTAATCTCCTTTGCTTTGCCCTATTTGCTCTAGAGAGGGCCAGTTTGTTTAGGATGGAATTTGAAGAGCAGGGTTAGAAATCCTACTCAAGTAACCATTCATGGATCATTTAATTCatttgggtctcagtttccacaAATACAAATGGAGACAGTAATAATACCAGCTTCAGAAGATTTGAAGGGGACCTTCAGGACTTTATACATTCTTATATCAAAGaatacactagtaaagtaatgctcaaaattctccaagccaggcttcagcaatacatgaacggtgaacttccagatgttcaagctggatttagaaaaggcagaggaaccagagatcaaattgccaacatctgctggatagtcgaaaaagcaagagggttccagaaaaacatctatttctgctttattgactctgccaaagcctttgactgtgtggatcacaataaactggaaaattctgaaagagatgggaataccagaccatctgacctgtctcttgggaaacctgtatgcatgtcaggaagcaatggttagaactggacatggaacaaaacagactggttccaaataggaaaaggagtacgtcaaggctgtatattgtcaccctgcttatttaacttatatgcagagtacatcatgagaaatgctgggctggaagaagcacaagctgaaatcaagattgcttggagaaatatcaataacctcagatatgcagatgacaccacccttatggcagaaagtaaagaactaaaaaacctcttgatgaaagtgaaggaggagagtgaaaaagctggcttaaagctcaacattcagaaaactaagatcatgacatctggtcccatcacttcatggcaaatagatggggaaacagtggaaacagtgtcagactttatttttttgggctccaaaatcactgcagatggtgattgcagccatgaaactaaaagacgcttactccttaaaaggaaagttatgaccaacctggatagcatatttaaaagcagagacattactttgccaacatagatccgtgtagtcaaggctatggtttttccagtggtcatgtgtggatgtgagagttggactatgaagaaagctgagcacagaagaattgatgcttttgaactgtggtgttggagaagactcttgagagtcccttggactgcaaggagatccaaccagtccaccctaagggaaatcagtcctgggtgttcattggaaggactgatgctgaagctgaaactccagtactttggccacctcatgctgagagctgactcgttggaaaagaccctgatgatgggagggattgggggcaggaggagaaggggacgacagaggatgagatggctggatggcatcaccaactccatggacatgagtttgggtaaactctgggagttggtgatggacagggaggcccggcgtgctgcgattcacagggtcgcaaagagtcggacacgactgagtgactgaactgaactgaactgaaatattggAAGCTTTTATGTAATTATTTGCTAATCTTCTTCCTAGTGCTTTTTTTCAATATAGAGAATAATGATTAATTAGGGTTTGCGTTCTCAGAGTGATTGCATTAAAGTCTTTAAAACAATCTTAAACTATGTCATTGTAATTTTCTCCTTAATTATTAGTTGAAATTTCTCATCTtgtttcatctttaattttactCAAGACTGAGTTAATGACATTCATGAATAGCACTGGTGTAGAGTACATTGATTTTGCAAAGTGCCATTATGGCATTGGTAAAACATTTGTTGCAGAGTCAAAGCAGATTAATAAACTCATATGCAATCAAAGTCTAGTTTTAATAAATACcaattcagattatttttcctctttagcAGGGTATCTGAATAGCAGTAGTATTGTGATTTGGCTCAGATAAGCTATGCTGTGGAGGCTATCCTGTGCATTATAGGATATTTCTtagcatctctggcctctgcccactggaTGCTAATACCTCCTCCCCCGCAGGTTGGTACAATGAAAAATGTGtccagatattgccaaatatACTCTTGAAGGCAAAAATTGCTCACAGTTGAGATCTACTGTTCTGCACCCTCCTCCACACCAAAGGCCAGTAGAAGTGCTGTCTCAGTTTACTGACACTGCCCACACCCTCGGACCCATCCTTTGAACGGTGTCATTTCATGTAAAGTCACATGACTGAGTTCGTGATAAGAGCTGGATCTAACTGACCTCTAAACAGCATGGAGCCCCATAGCCTAAGTACCCTGTGAACACTGGGTGAAGTTAATTTACCATTCCCTATTGATTTCTGAAGTTATGTTACCTACAAGGAAGTTTGAGATGTTAGTATCCTGGTCCTGCTTCCCATGAGGTAGGTGCCTGATTAGGAAGGGGC is a window of Cervus canadensis isolate Bull #8, Minnesota chromosome 11, ASM1932006v1, whole genome shotgun sequence DNA encoding:
- the LOC122449339 gene encoding olfactory receptor 4S1-like, yielding MGAKNNVTEFVLLGLFQSWEMQRACFLVFSVFHLLTVLGNLLVIVTINASKTLHAPMYFFLSHLSCADMCYPSDTLVERKTISFEGCMTQLFSAHFFGGTEIFLLTAMAYDRYVAICQPLHYTTVMGRRRCGLLAGASWVAGFLHSILQTLLTVQLPFCGPSEIDNFFCDVHPLLKLACADTYVVGLIVVANSGMISLVSFIILIISYVVILLSLRSRSSEGRRKALSTCGSHIITVLLVLVPPMFMYIRPSTTLAADKLVILFNIVMPPLLNPLIYTLRNSEVKSAMRKIFRVKGSLGGEVKLQGI